The Clostridia bacterium sequence TGACCGAAATGTAAAGACGCGGTTTTTAACTTTACCGCGCTTTACGCGCTGCATTTTTAACATTTTTTCCAATATTTTTAACTAATATTTGAAAAAATAGATTATAATAGAAGGTAGTATGAAAGAAGGGATAATTATGACAGAAGATTTCAACAGAGATTACCCGGCGCCCGAAAGCTATGAAAATCCGCAGTTCTCCGCTCCGCAGGCGGAGGCGCCCGATACCCCCGTTCAGCCGCAGCCCGCTCCGGCGGAGCACAACAGCTACGTCTGGACCGAAGCCGCGCAGGATAAGAAAAAGAAAAAGGAGCACGGGCGCGGATACGCCTTCGGCGTTTCGCTGCTCGCGATCCTGATATGCGCGGTGCTGGTGCTCGCCTCCTTCGGCGTCGTGCACATTGTGCAGAACGCCGGCGGCAGCAGCACGGCTCCCGAGTCTTCGACGGAAGCTCCGGTCGAGCAGAAGACCGGCTTCGACCTCAGCGGCCGCACAGAGGCCGACGAGATCTCCGTCAAGGACGCCGCGCAGAAGATACGCCCCGCGGTGGTCGGCGTCGTCAACTATAAGATGAACTCGCTGACCGCCTCCGGCTACGGCTCCGGCGTCATCATCAACGCCGAGGGCTACGTCGTGACCAACTACCACGTCATCGAGGGCGCGGACCGCGTCAAGATCGTGCTTTACGACAAGAAGGAAGCGCTCGCGAGCATCGTCGGCTCCGACCAGCAGACCGACCTCGCAGTGCTGCAGATCATCGAAGATGATACCATCAAGCACAGCGATTTGGTTTACGCCACCTTCGGCAACTCCGACGAGGTGCAGCTCGCCGAGACCGTCATCGCGATAGGAAACCCCGGCGGCCTTGAATTCGCCGGCACCGTCACCCGCGGCATCGTCTCCGGCATCAACGTCAAGACCGACCTTTCCGGCAACGTCAAGCTGATACAGACGGACGCGGCGATCAACCCCGGCAACTCCGGCGGCCCGCTGATCGACCTCTACGGCAACGTCATCGGCATCACCTCGCAGAAGATAGTCGACACCCAGTATGAAGGAATGGGCTTCGCGATTCCCTCCAACACTGTCAAGCCCATCGTCGACAGCATAATGACCTACGGCTACGTGCCCGGCAGACCGATGATCGGCATCAGCGGCAACACGATAGACGAATACGTCGCCTACTTCAACAACGTGCCGCGCGGAGTGCTGATAACTTCCGTCGACGCCGGCACCGACGCAGCGGCGAAGGGACTCAAGAAGAACGACATCATCACCTCCATCGGCGGAGTCACCGTCAAGACAATGGACGAACTCAACGCCGAAAAGGAGAAGTATTCCGCAGGCGACACCGTCGAGCTCGGCGTCTACCGCTATTCCGAAGGCCGCTCCTTCACGGTAAGCATCATCCTCTCGGAATACAAGCCAACCGAAACGATGAACTGATTACAAACTCGGCAGAGTTTATTCATTTTGATTCCCTCCCTATGCAGAAGGCCGTCCCGCCGGACGGCCTTCTGTCTTTTTGAAAAAACTTTTTGCTTCGACATTTTTCGACATATTCTCATGCTTGTCCCTGCTATAATACTGGCATCGCAACTCCCTTCATATACCCTTTGACTTGCCGCTCACGTGGCGGCGCCCGCCCGCAAGGGCGGTTTCTTCTCCGACAAGGCCGACCGGCATATCGGCCATAGCCGAAAGGCAATAGAAGCGTCACCCGCGTTTGAACGTGCAAGCGCGGGTGACGCTGTTTTAGTGTATATTTTGCTCCAAAGGCGCGCAGCGCGTTCAGGCGGCTCCCTCAGACGCAGGGGCGAACTTGTTCGCCCGCGCAATTACGCGCCAAGCTTTTAGGAGCCAACAACCCCTCAGTCTTATTATCGGCTTTCAGCCGATAATAAGACAGCTCCCCTTGCACAGGGGAGCCTCGGTTGCGCCAACTCCGTCGGCGGTGATATTATCGCTGACGCGATAGTGGTATTATGCTTCGCATAGTGATATTGCCGCTTCGCGGCAGCGGTAAGCCGACTCCGTCGGCTTACGAAAACAGTACGTCGGCTATTCGTGAGGCGGCGTTGCCGTCGCCGTAGGGATTCGCCGCGGACGCCATACGCGCGTACTCGGCTTCGTCGTCGAGCAGGCGGCGGAACTCCGCGTAGACGGCGGTTTCGTCCGTGCCGACGAGCTTCAGCGCGCCGGTGGCGACGCCCTCGGGGCGTTCGGTCGTGTGGCGCAGGACGAGCACCGGCTTATTCAGCGCGGGCGCGTCCTCCTGTATGCCGCCACTGTCGGTCAGCGCCAGGCAGCAGCGCGCGAGCATATTGTGGAAATCGAGCACGCCGAGCGGCTCGGTGAGCTTGATGCGGTCGCATCCCTCAAGCGCCTTCGCGGCCTCGCGCACGTTCGGGTTGAGGTGAACGGGATAGACGAGCTTGACGTCCGGCGTCTCCTCGACGGCGCGGCGCACGGCGGAAAAGATATTCGCGAATGGCTCGCCGAAGTTCTCGCGGCGGTGCGCGGTCATCAGCACGAGGCGGCTCCCCCGCGCCCAGTCGAGCAGCGGGTGCGCGTAGTCCTCGCGGACGGTCGTTTTCAGCGCGTCGATCTCGGTGTTGCCGGTGACAAAGACGCGCTCCGCGGGCACGCCCTCGCGCAGGAGGTTCTCCTTCGCCGTTTCGGTCGGCGCGAAGTTATAGTCCGCGACTATCGTCACGGCGCGGCGGTTGAACTCCTCCGGGTAAGGCGAGAAGATATCGCCGGTGCGAAGGCCCGCCTCGACGTGGCCGACCTTTATGCGCTTGTAGTAGCATGAGAGCGCGGCGGCGAAGGTCGTCGTGGTATCGCCGTGGACGAGCACGACGTCCGGTTTCTCCGCGTCGAGCACTCGGTCCATGCCGGAAAGCACCTCGCGATTTATATCGAACAGCGACTGGCCAGGACGCATCACTTCAAGATTCACGTCCGGCTCAACGCCGAAGGCGTTCATCACGTCGGCGAGCATTTCTTTATGCTGCCCGGTCAGGCAGACGCAAACGTCACATCCCCTGCGGCGCAATTCGATTATAACGGGGCACATTTTGATCGCTTCCGGCCGCGTGCCGAATGCGGTTAGCACCTTCATATGCTTCCTCCCCCTGTCGCATCAAGCGGTGATAAAAACTACACAAGGGCGGACGAAACCGTCCGCCCTTGCGAATGTGTGTGGTTGGAATCAAGCGACCCAAACAGCGTAAAGGACTATGGTAGAGTCGCCGATGGTCACGCTGTCGCAGTCGTTATAAGCGACAGCGCCGCCGGAAGTAAGCGACCAGCCGCCGAAGGTATAACCTTCTTTGGTGTATTCGCAGGCGGGAAGCTTAACGACTTGACCCTTGCTGAGATTCTTGATCGGGTTCATAAGTCCGTAACCGCCGCCGGTGCTGAACAGAATCGCCTTCGGCTTGGGATCGGGATCGACCGGAGGATCTTCAGGGCCGGAGTCGTCCGTCCAGATCGCGTAGAGGATAACCGTCTTCGCGCCGATGGTGAACTCGGCCTCGTCAGCGTATTCGACTTCGCCGTCAGCCGAGGTGGACCAGCCGGCGAACGCCTTGCCTTCGCAAACGTAGGCGACCTTGTCAAGGTTGATGGTCTCGTTGACGTTCAGCTTGTGAGGAGTCATAAGACCGGTGCCGCCGTTGGGGCTGTAGATAACGGCGATATTGTTCTGCTTCCAGACCGCATAGAGCTTGAGGCCGGAATCGGTAAGCGTGACCTCTTCGCCGTCGGCGTAGACGACTTCGCCTTCAGCGGAGGTCGCCCAACCCTGGAACTTGAAGCCGGCGCGGTTGAACTCGTTGGCGTTCAGCGCGGTAGCAACGCCGATTTCGACTTCCTGATCGGCCATCTCGCCTTCACCGCCGTTGGCGTCGAAGGTGACGACGTATTTATCGACGTCGGCCCAGATGGCGTAGAGCGGAAGCTCCGCTTCGTCACCGGTGAGGGTTATCGGCTCGGTGCCGTCGTAGACGACGGGGCCGTCGGGGCTGGTGCCCCAGCCGACGAATTTGCTGTCCGGCTTGGTGAATTCGGGAGCCGGAAGCTCGGTGGGTTCGCCGGCGTTGATAACGACGGGATCCATCTCACCTTCGCCGCCGTTGGGATTGAAGGTAACGGTGGTAGTGAGCTGCTCCCAGAGGGCAAATATCTCATCGCCGTACTGAGTCATGAGCAGATCGCTGCCGATGGCTTCGCCGTCTTCGGTCTCGGACCAGCCGGCGAACTTGTAATACTCTCTGGTTACGTACTCACCGTCGCCGAGCTCTTCAAGAATGCTGAAGCCCAGCTTGACCTGCAGCTCGTCTTCGCCCGTCAGCGTGCCGCCGTTGGGGTTGAGCTTGAGCGCGGTGGTAATGTAGGCGTACACCCAGTCGTTCTCGTCGCCTCTGTTGGTGACCTGAACGCCGAGGACGCATTTGCCGTTAAGCTTGAGAGGGGTGAGCGAAAGCTCTTTGGCAAGCGCTTCGCCGGACAGAATGTCGGAAGCGTAGAAGCCCTTTGAGGTAACCGGAGCGTTCTGCTTGCCGTTCGTGGGGTCGGAGATGTCATTGACGTTCTGGTAGACGTAGAACATGACGTATTCTTCGTCGCCGATGTTCTGCGCCTTCGCGTTGACGGCAATGGTTCCGACCTCGGCGCCTTCAGCGTAGGTGTAGACCGCGCTGAGCTCCGAAACAGACTCGGAGGTCGGCACGGTGTCGGCCGCGGCGAAAACCACCGCGCCGAAAAGCACCGACAGGGCTATGCACGCCGAGAGGAAGAACGAGGCAAGTCTTTTGCCTGTTTTCATTTTCATTGCGTACCTCCTCGAAT is a genomic window containing:
- a CDS encoding trypsin-like peptidase domain-containing protein, coding for MTEDFNRDYPAPESYENPQFSAPQAEAPDTPVQPQPAPAEHNSYVWTEAAQDKKKKKEHGRGYAFGVSLLAILICAVLVLASFGVVHIVQNAGGSSTAPESSTEAPVEQKTGFDLSGRTEADEISVKDAAQKIRPAVVGVVNYKMNSLTASGYGSGVIINAEGYVVTNYHVIEGADRVKIVLYDKKEALASIVGSDQQTDLAVLQIIEDDTIKHSDLVYATFGNSDEVQLAETVIAIGNPGGLEFAGTVTRGIVSGINVKTDLSGNVKLIQTDAAINPGNSGGPLIDLYGNVIGITSQKIVDTQYEGMGFAIPSNTVKPIVDSIMTYGYVPGRPMIGISGNTIDEYVAYFNNVPRGVLITSVDAGTDAAAKGLKKNDIITSIGGVTVKTMDELNAEKEKYSAGDTVELGVYRYSEGRSFTVSIILSEYKPTETMN
- the wecB gene encoding UDP-N-acetylglucosamine 2-epimerase (non-hydrolyzing), with the translated sequence MKVLTAFGTRPEAIKMCPVIIELRRRGCDVCVCLTGQHKEMLADVMNAFGVEPDVNLEVMRPGQSLFDINREVLSGMDRVLDAEKPDVVLVHGDTTTTFAAALSCYYKRIKVGHVEAGLRTGDIFSPYPEEFNRRAVTIVADYNFAPTETAKENLLREGVPAERVFVTGNTEIDALKTTVREDYAHPLLDWARGSRLVLMTAHRRENFGEPFANIFSAVRRAVEETPDVKLVYPVHLNPNVREAAKALEGCDRIKLTEPLGVLDFHNMLARCCLALTDSGGIQEDAPALNKPVLVLRHTTERPEGVATGALKLVGTDETAVYAEFRRLLDDEAEYARMASAANPYGDGNAASRIADVLFS
- a CDS encoding InlB B-repeat-containing protein, which translates into the protein MKMKTGKRLASFFLSACIALSVLFGAVVFAAADTVPTSESVSELSAVYTYAEGAEVGTIAVNAKAQNIGDEEYVMFYVYQNVNDISDPTNGKQNAPVTSKGFYASDILSGEALAKELSLTPLKLNGKCVLGVQVTNRGDENDWVYAYITTALKLNPNGGTLTGEDELQVKLGFSILEELGDGEYVTREYYKFAGWSETEDGEAIGSDLLMTQYGDEIFALWEQLTTTVTFNPNGGEGEMDPVVINAGEPTELPAPEFTKPDSKFVGWGTSPDGPVVYDGTEPITLTGDEAELPLYAIWADVDKYVVTFDANGGEGEMADQEVEIGVATALNANEFNRAGFKFQGWATSAEGEVVYADGEEVTLTDSGLKLYAVWKQNNIAVIYSPNGGTGLMTPHKLNVNETINLDKVAYVCEGKAFAGWSTSADGEVEYADEAEFTIGAKTVILYAIWTDDSGPEDPPVDPDPKPKAILFSTGGGYGLMNPIKNLSKGQVVKLPACEYTKEGYTFGGWSLTSGGAVAYNDCDSVTIGDSTIVLYAVWVA